A window from Vigna angularis cultivar LongXiaoDou No.4 chromosome 7, ASM1680809v1, whole genome shotgun sequence encodes these proteins:
- the LOC108337667 gene encoding probable protein phosphatase 2C 72 — protein sequence MGICISVSEKDDDENVTIFEERKKVLNGSQILFSVYSKQGTKGLNQDAASIHQGYGTEDGTFCGVYDGHGGNGHRVSKIVSRQLSSLILEQKNALEKIDAIENGCHNTTPKDHVGTMKENSDANNFQKWKEAIVSAFKVMEKEVKLQHNLDCSGSGTTAVTIIKQGEGLIIANLGDSRAVMGTICEEKLVATQLTTDLKPELPREAERIRRCNGCVYASKEEPEIQRVWMPNNEHSPGLAMSRSFGDFLLKDYGVIAIPDISHHPLGSSDQFIVLASDGVWDVLSNNEVASIVWSAESEEVAARAVVEAATAAWKNKFPSYMADDCTVVCLFLHQKPQLQPFQN from the exons ATGGGTATCTGCATATCAGTTTCAGAAAAAGATGATGATGAGAATGTGACAATatttgaagaaaggaagaaGGTCCTGAATGGGAGTCAGATACTCTTCTCTGTTTACTCCAAACAGGGTACCAAAGGACTCAACCAAGATGCTGCCTCTATTCACCAG GGTTATGGAACGGAAGATGGAACATTTTGTGGTGTTTATGATGGTCATGGAGGGAATGGACACAGAGTGAGTAAAATAGTAAGCAGACAATTATCTTCCCTCATTCTGGAACAAAAGAATGCTCTTGAAAAGATTGATGCTATAGAAAATGGTTGTCACAACACCACCCCAAAAGACCATGTTGGCACAATGAAAGAGAACTCAGATGCAAACAACTTTCAGAAATGGAAAGAAGCAATTGTTAGTGCCTTCAAGGTGATGGAGAAAGAGGTCAAGCTTCAACATAATCTAGATTGCTCTGGCAGTGGAACCACTGCTGTAACTATCATAAAACAG GGTGAAGGTCTTATCATAGCAAATCTGGGTGATTCGAGAGCAGTGATGGGAACGATATGTGAAGAAAAACTCGTAGCCACCCAATTGACCACGGATTTGAAGCCCGAGTTACCTC GAGAAGCAGAAAGAATAAGAAGGTGCAATGGTTGTGTGTATGCATCAAAGGAAGAACCAGAAATCCAGAGAGTGTGGATGCCCAACAATGAACACTCCCCTGGCCTAGCCATGTCTCGATCTTTTGGAGATTTCTTGCTCAAGGATTATGGTGTTATTGCTATCCCAGATATTTCTCACCACCCTTTAGGATCAAGTGATCAATTTATTGTTCTTGCCAGTGATGGG GTGTGGGATGTACTAAGCAACAACGAGGTTGCATCAATTGTGTGGAGTGCAGAGAGTGAAGAGGTTGCAGCAAGAGCAGTAGTGGAAGCAGCAACTGCTGCATGGAAAAACAAGTTTCCTTCATATATGGCAGATGACTGCACTGTGGTTTGTCTCTTCTTGCACCAGAAACCACAGCTTCAGCCATTTCAAAACTAA
- the LOC108337347 gene encoding uncharacterized protein LOC108337347 isoform X1 has protein sequence MENGENILDAILEEEILNDVEMVDVEEGELVEQEQKQEQDDSRNVSGQNVVVEADNTKPQSKNRRRKNKRNRRKGSGINGAVDINRFVIDVCRRLKEKKSYMVYTAVACLGVSSLSDLINEVDAIQSCGGQKTVDGSRFRTRGGVLWSIIKVREPNAYKEIMKKAKEFEKQFRQPNVNRPPLQRKENSSLGEASTFGSRPQGNVSEKPFSALQRQNQPEPSGEAKRSSVHDRLRIPVSYDDDLLELSTDNNPT, from the exons ATGGAGAATGGAGAGAACATTCTGGACGCGATTCTCGAAGAGGAAATTTTGAACGATGTTGAAATGGTCGACGTTGAAGAAGGGGAATTAGTGGAACAGGAGCAGAAACAGGAACAAGATGATTCACGAAACGTTTCTGGACAAAACGTTGTCGTGGAAGCTGATAACACGAAACCGCAGAGTAAGAACCGAAGGCgtaaaaacaagagaaacagaagaaaggGTTCAGGAATAAACGGTGCCGTTGATATTAACAG GTTTGTGATAGATGTATGTCGGCGGCTGAAAGAGAAAAAGTCATACATGGTATATACAGCTGTTGCTTGCCTTGGAGTTTCTTCATTAAGTGATCTCATCAATGAG GTGGATGCTATACAGTCCTGTGGAGGACAGAAGACTGTTGATGGTAGCCGATTTCGGACAAGGGGTGGGGTATTGTGGAGCATCATTAAGGTTCGAGAACCAAATGCTTACAAAGAGATCATGAAAAAAGCAAAGGAGTTTGAG AAGCAGTTCAGGCAGCCAAATGTTAACAGGCCACCTCTGCAAAGGAAAGAGAATTCTTCTTTAGGGGAGGCCTCTACATTTGGTAGCAGGCCTCAGGGTAATGTTTCTGAGAAACCCTTTTCTGCATTACAAAGGCAAAATCAACCTGAACCATCAGGAGAAGCGAAACGTAGCTCTGTTCATGACAGATTAAGGATACCTGTTTCTTATGATGATGACTTGCTCGAACTAAGCACGGATAACAACCCAACCTGA
- the LOC108337347 gene encoding uncharacterized protein LOC108337347 isoform X2, with protein sequence MENGENILDAILEEEILNDVEMVDVEEGELVEQEQKQEQDDSRNVSGQNVVVEADNTKPQSKNRRRKNKRNRRKGSGINGAVDINRFVIDVCRRLKEKKSYMVYTAVACLGVSSLSDLINEVDAIQSCGGQKTVDGSRFRTRGGVLWSIIKVREPNAYKEIMKKAKEFEDRKKQPEAVQAAKC encoded by the exons ATGGAGAATGGAGAGAACATTCTGGACGCGATTCTCGAAGAGGAAATTTTGAACGATGTTGAAATGGTCGACGTTGAAGAAGGGGAATTAGTGGAACAGGAGCAGAAACAGGAACAAGATGATTCACGAAACGTTTCTGGACAAAACGTTGTCGTGGAAGCTGATAACACGAAACCGCAGAGTAAGAACCGAAGGCgtaaaaacaagagaaacagaagaaaggGTTCAGGAATAAACGGTGCCGTTGATATTAACAG GTTTGTGATAGATGTATGTCGGCGGCTGAAAGAGAAAAAGTCATACATGGTATATACAGCTGTTGCTTGCCTTGGAGTTTCTTCATTAAGTGATCTCATCAATGAG GTGGATGCTATACAGTCCTGTGGAGGACAGAAGACTGTTGATGGTAGCCGATTTCGGACAAGGGGTGGGGTATTGTGGAGCATCATTAAGGTTCGAGAACCAAATGCTTACAAAGAGATCATGAAAAAAGCAAAGGAGTTTGAG GACAGGAAGAAGCAGCCCG AAGCAGTTCAGGCAGCCAAATGTTAA
- the LOC108338162 gene encoding vacuolar-processing enzyme, whose product MATATSLSTLFLLFLATVALVAARRDLVGDFLRLPSDSGNDDNVQGTRWAILFAGSNGYWNYRHQADICHAYQILRKGGLKEENIIVFMYDDIAFNWDNPRPGVIINKPDGGDVYEGVPKDYTGEDATAHNFYAALLGDKSALTGGSGKVVNSGPDDRIFIFYSDHGGPGVLGTPAGPYIYASDLVEVLKKKHASGTYKNLVFYLEACEAGSIFEGLLPEDINIYATTASNAEESSWGTYCPGEYPSPPPEYSTCLGDLYSVAWMEDSDRHNLRTESLHQQYKVVKDRTLAGGYYGSHVMQYGDVGFNKDNLFLYLGTDPANDNLTFVDENSLWSSSTAVNQRDADLVHFWHKFRKAPEGSPKKNEARKQVLEVMSHRMHIDDSVKLVGKLLFGFEKAPEVLNAVRPAGSALVDDWACLKTMVRTFETHCGSLSQYGMKHMRSFANICNVGIKKEQMAEASAQACVTIPASSWSSLQRGFSA is encoded by the exons ATGGCCACCGCCACTTCTCTTTCCACGctcttccttctcttcctcGCAACCGTCGCTCTTGTTGCTGCTCGCCGTGACCTCGTCGGAGACTTCCTCCGACTGCCGTCCGATTCCGGTAACGATGACAACGTCCAGGGGACGCGCTGGGCCATCCTCTTCGCCGGTTCGAACGGCTATTGGAACTACAGACATCAG GCCGATATTTGTCATGCCTATCAAATACTGAGGAAAGGTGgcctgaaagaagaaaatatcaTTGTTTTTATGTATGATGACATTGCATTCAATTGGGACAATCCAAGGCCTGGAGTCATCATTAACAAACCAGATGGGGGTGATGTTTATGAAGGAGTTCCAAAG GATTACACTGGCGAAGATGCTACTGCTCATAACTTTTATGCTGCTTTACTTGGAGATAAGTCGGCGCTTACCGGTGGCAGTGGGAAGGTTGTGAACAGTGGGCCCGATGATCGCATATTTATATTCTACTCTGATCATGGTGGTCCAGGGGTTCTCG GGACGCCTGCTGGTCCTTACATATATGCATCTGATTTGGTTGAAGTATTGAAGAAAAAGCATGCTTCTGGAACGTATAAAAACCTA GTATTTTATTTGGAGGCATGTGAAGCTGGAAGTATTTTTGAAGGTCTTCTTCCTGAAGATATCAATATTTATGCAACAACGGCTTCGAATGCCGAAGAAAGTAGTTGGGGAACATATTGTCCTGGGGAGTATCCTAGTCCTCCCCCAGAATATTCAACCTGCTTGGGTGACCTGTACAGTGTTGCTTGGATGGAAGACAG TGATAGACACAATTTGCGAACAGAATCTTTACACCAACAATATAAAGTG GTTAAGGATAGGACTCTAGCTGGAGGTTACTATGGCTCTCACGTGATGCAGTATGGTGATGTAGGGTTTAACAAGGATAATCTCTTCCTGTATTTGGGTACAGATCCTGCAAATGATAATTTGACTTTCGTGGATGAAAACTCCTTATGGTCATCTTCAACAGCAGTCAACCAAAGGGATGCTGATCTCGTCCATTTTTGGCATAAG TTCCGCAAAGCTCCGGAAGGTTCTCCTAAAAAAAATGAAGCTCGGAAACAAGTTCTGGAAGTAATGTCTCACAGAATGCATATAGACGACAGTGTGAAACTTGTTGGAAAGCTTTTATTTGGATTTGAAAAGGCTCCTGAAGTACTGAATGCTGTTAGACCGGCTGGATCGGCACTTGTTGATGACTGGGCCTGCCTGAAAACCatg GTAAGGACTTTTGAGACACATTGTGGATCCTTGTCTCAGTATGGGATGAAACACATGAGGTCCTTTGCAAACATCTGCAATGTAGGAATAAAGAAGGAGCAAATGGCTGAAGCCTCAGCACAAGCTTGTGTCACTATTCCTGCCAGTTCCTGGAGTTCTCTGCAAAGGGGTTTCAGTGCATAA
- the LOC108337578 gene encoding uncharacterized protein LOC108337578, protein MLLHPSTATPQPPSKQPPREGPLSGPTLRCRRHPGRRWSLASDPPPLPLASRTAAQGRVFLRHTRTNTSSNRHREPPSMASPVRTHATGVVVRANAPGRLLLLSKTATPRKGFPPPSSPIPSSPTTPIIIILNHRTLLSAFNIHPLPGNSASDNREPHQTYKKQPKPFPNYHRLLRALRIFPKPPNHRLLPLRVSVIYFVFVWLGMGCGDSRECEYGYGDGGNEGGGDESVKMKPLFGYFFFLLYDFLGYSKAMFMVLEWWSRWR, encoded by the exons ATGCTCCTCCACCCTTCAACAGCCACGCCCCAGCCACCGTCCAAACAGCCACCGCGGGAGGGCCCTCTATCCGGTCCAACTCTCCGTTGTCGACGCCACCCAGGCCGCCGCTGGTCACTGGCCTCAGATCCGCCTCCTCTCCCTCTCGCTTCGAGGACAGCAGCCCAAGGGAGGGTCTTCCTCCGCCACACACGCACCAACACTTCTTCAAATCGACACCGCGAACCTCCGTCCATGGCGTCGCCAGTAAGGACGCATGCCACCGGAGTCGTCGTCCGAGCTAACGCACCAGGCCGCCTCCTTCTCCTTTCGAAAACGGCGACCCCAAGGAAGGGTTTTCCTCCGCCTTCATCTCCGATTCCTTCGAGTCCAACGAcacccatcatcatcatcctcaaccACCGAACCCTCCTCTCCGCCTTCAACATTCACCCATTACCAGGCAACTCAGCCTCCGACAACCGTGAACCACACCAAACCTATAAGAAACAACCTAAACCATTCCCAAATTACCATCGACTTCTCCGTGCCTTAAGGATTTTCCCGAAACCACCGAACCACCGTCTTCTACCTCTGCGTGTCTCTGTAAtatattttgtgtttgtttggttGGGAATGGGGTGTGGTGATAGCCGTGAGTGTGAATACGGCTATGGTGATGGAGGGAACGAGGGAGGAGGGGATGAGTCAGTGAAGATGAAACCACTGTTcggttattttttctttctgttatATGATTTTCTG GGATACAGCAAAGCCATGTTTATGGTGTTGGAGTGGTGGTCTCGCTGGAGATAG